A stretch of Paludisphaera borealis DNA encodes these proteins:
- a CDS encoding GxxExxY protein, with translation MSPWGFVRACYEACIAYELWTRGLNVETQVALPLVYEAVRIDAGYRIDMMVAGVLIVEIKAVSEITPIHKAQLLSYLRLSGLRVGLLLNFNVVRLRDGLTRMVN, from the coding sequence GTGTCTCCCTGGGGTTTTGTCCGAGCCTGTTATGAAGCGTGCATCGCTTACGAACTGTGGACACGGGGTTTGAACGTCGAGACGCAGGTCGCGCTGCCGCTGGTCTATGAAGCCGTCCGAATCGATGCCGGATATCGGATCGACATGATGGTTGCCGGTGTGCTCATTGTTGAAATCAAGGCGGTGAGCGAGATTACGCCGATTCACAAGGCTCAACTTCTCTCGTACCTGAGGCTGAGCGGGCTGAGGGTTGGCTTGCTTCTCAACTTCAACGTCGTTCGGCTGCGAGACGGCCTCACCCGCATGGTCAATTGA